In the genome of Raphanus sativus cultivar WK10039 chromosome 4, ASM80110v3, whole genome shotgun sequence, one region contains:
- the LOC108848551 gene encoding probable LRR receptor-like serine/threonine-protein kinase At5g48740 yields MLFWIDLVLLSAFWVFGFSNPDGFLSLSCGGSSYTAAYNISWVSDNDFIATGNTTTVTYIEETSTSSVPIRFFPDSQSRQCYKLPVRKDLSSVLIRATFVYRNYDSQNQPPSFRVSLGRSITSTVDLRIKDPWTEELVWPVNKDSLSLCLLKVKGRGIPVISSLEVRPLPLGAYRNSLEGSPNVILRRSYRINSGYTNGTIRYPSDPFDRIWDPDQSFTPFHTSWNFNRLTRLSSFNITENPPDSVLQTARVLARKDRLSYTLSLDTLGDYYIILYFAGILSLSPSFSVTINNEVKQSEYTVTSSEASTLYFTQKRISKLNITFEKIKFNPQVNALEVYEILQIPPEASSTTVSALKVIEQFTGQDLGWQDDPCTPLPWNHIECEGSRVTSLFLSQINLRSISPTFGDLLDLKTLDLHNTSLTGAIQNVGSLQHLQQLNLSFNQIKSFGSELENLINLEVLDLQNNSLQGSVPETLGKLKKLRLLNLENNNLIGPLPQSLNRTGLEVRTTGNPCLSFTSSSCNNVSSTIDTPQVTIPINKKHKKQNRVAILLGVSGGALFATLLIFVFMSICTRRQRNKERDITREQLKMQNWNTSRIFSHKEIKTATRNFKEVIGRGSFGSVYHGKLPDGKQVAVKVRFDKTQLGADSFINEVHLLSQIRHQNLVSFEGFCYESKRQILVYEYLHGGSLADHLYGPSRKRLSLNWVSRLKVAVDAAKGLDYLHNGSEPRIIHRDVKCSNILLDKDMNAKVSDFGLSKQFTKADASHITTVVKGTAGYLDPEYYSTLQLTEKSDVYSFGVVLLELICGREPLSHSGSPDSFNLVLWARPNLQAGAFEIVDDVLKGTFDPESMKKAASVAIRCVGRDASSRPSIAYVLTQLKEAYSLQLSYLAASGHTDM; encoded by the exons ATGCTCTTCTGGATAGATTTGGTTTTGCTCAGTGCCTTCTGGGTGTTTGGTTTCTCCAATCCAGATG GTTTCTTGAGCTTGTCCTGTGGTGGCTCAAGTTACACCGCTGCTTACAACATCTCCTGGGTCTCAGACAACGATTTTATCGCAACAGGTAACACTACTACGGTTACTTACATCGAGGAAACTTCAACTTCTAGTGTTCCCATCAGATTCTTCCCGGACTCTCAAAGCCGCCAGTGTTATAAGCTACCTGTGAGGAAAGACCTGTCCTCCGTTCTGATTCGAGCCACGTTCGTTTATAGAAACTATGATAGCCAGAATCAGCCTCCATCATTTCGTGTCTCTCTGGGAAGAAGTATCACTAGTACTGTTGATCTCAGAATCAAAGATCCTTGGACTGAAGAGTTGGTTTGGCCGGTCAACAAggattctctttctctctgtttgCTCAAGGTTAAAGGAAGAGGCATTCCAGTTATCTCTTCTCTAGAAGTACGTCCACTTCCTTTAGGTGCTTACAGAAACAGCCTGGAGGGTTCACCAAATGTTATCCTTAGGAGAAGTTACCGTATCAACAGCGGATACACAAATGGGACTATCAG GTACCCTTCAGATCCATTTGATCGAATATGGGATCCAGATCAAAGTTTTACACCGTTTCACACCTCTTGGAACTTCAACAGACTCACAAGATTGTCTTCCTTCAACATCACAGAGAATCCGCCAGATTCTGTTCTTCAGACTGCAAGAGTTCTTGCTCGCAAAGACAGGCTTTCATATACACTTTCTCTAGATACACTAGGGGACTACTACATTATCCTCTACTTTGCTGGGATACTCTCACTCTCTCCTTCTTTTAGTGTGACGATCAATAACGAAGTCAAACAATCTGAGTATACCGTGACCAGTTCAGAAGCCAGTACTTTGTACTTTACGCAAaagagaatcagtaagctaAACATCACTTTCGAAAAAATCAAGTTCAATCCTCAGGTGAACGCTCTTGAGGTGTATGAAATCCTCCAAATCCCTCCAGAAGCTTCTTCTACCACAG TTTCGGCACTTAAAGTCATAGAGCAGTTTACCGGGCAAGACCTTGGATGGCAAGACGACCCATGCACTCCTCTTCCTTGGAACCACATTGAATGTGAAGGAAGCCGTGTTACATCATT GTTTCTTTCACAAATCAACCTGAGATCCATTAGTCCAACTTTTGGGGATTTGCTCGATCTCAAGACACT GGACTTGCATAACACATCACTTACTGGAGCAATACAGAATGTAGGCAGCCTTCAGCATCTCCAGCAGCT GAATTTGAGCTTCAATCAGATAAAATCTTTCGGCTCCGAACTGGAAAATCTGATTAACCTTGAAGTTCT GGATCTGCAAAACAACAGCTTACAAGGATCAGTTCCTGAAACTCTAGGCAAGCTAAAGAAACTTCGTCTCCT GAATCTGGAAAACAATAACTTAATAGGCCCCTTGCCACAGTCACTTAACAGAAcgggcctggaagtaag GACAACGGGTAACCCATGCCTTTCGTTCACTTCGTCTTCGTGCAACAATGTGTCTTCAACAATAGACACACCACAAGTCACCATCCCTATCAATAAGAAACACAAGAAGCAAAACCGTGTAGCGATCTTGCTAGGTGTTTCCGGTGGAGCCTTGTTTGCCACTCTCCTCATCTTTGTTTTCATGTCGATCTGCACGAGGAGACagagaaacaaagagagagatATAACCA GAGAACAACTGAAGATGCAGAACTGGAACACTTCAAGAATCTTTTCTCACAAAGAGATTAAGACAGCTACAAGGAACTTCAAGGAAGTGATTGGCCGTGGAAGTTTTGGATCTGTATACCATGGAAAACTACCAGATGGAAAACAAGTTGCTGTCAAAGTGCGATTTGATAAAACTCAACTTGGAGCTGATTCTTTTATCAACGAG GTACATCTTTTGTCTCAGATACGCCACCAAAATCTAGTTTCCTTCGAGGGCTTCTGCTACGAATCAAAACGGCAAATACTGGTTTATGAATATCTTCATGGTGGATCATTAGCTGATCACCTTTACG GTCCAAGTCGTAAAAGACTTTCATTGAACTGGGTTTCAAGACTAAAGGTTGCAGTTGATGCTGCAAAAG GACTGGACTATCTGCACAATGGAAGTGAGCCAAGGATTATACATCGGGATGTAAAGTGCAGCAACATACTTCTTGACAAGGATATGAACGCAAAAGTTTCTGACTTTGGCTTGTCAAAACAGTTTACAAAAGCAGATGCATCACATATAACTACTGTTGTTAAAGGCACAGCAGGCTACCTTGACCCTGA ATATTACTCTACCCTGCAGCTGACAGAGAAAAGTGATGTCTATAGCTTTGGTGTGGTTCTGTTGGAGCTCATCTGTGGAAGAGAACCCTTAAGT